CTTTGTATTTGATACGAGGAAGGCGGGTGTGTAGGTAGGTAGCTACGTGACAGGTATTTAAATGCTGCCACTGCCTTTCCTCCATGTGATCATACGCAGGTGACTATCTGTCACATTCAGGACACGGTAGAAGTATCCCAAGGTTCATGCTCGAGATAAATGTCAATCCGCCGCGAATGATAGGCTACCCTTTGTTTATTGTATTGACAGGGATCAGGAAATACCCCAAATCCAGGGGTTTAAAATTGGACCATTAAGAAGTCCAGGC
This genomic stretch from Deltaproteobacteria bacterium harbors:
- a CDS encoding transposase family protein, which gives rise to MEERQWQHLNTCHVATYLHTRLPRIKYK